Proteins from a single region of Catenulispora acidiphila DSM 44928:
- a CDS encoding phosphopantetheine-binding protein: protein MTTEPASREWLAGALAECCDGAVSADQILDADCTLAALGIGSLALVRLIDVVESELEVVLDLDDEIWFRDLDTLTAYLNGRAVPDAGR, encoded by the coding sequence GTGACCACCGAACCGGCGTCGCGGGAGTGGCTGGCGGGTGCGCTCGCAGAGTGCTGCGACGGGGCGGTCTCCGCCGACCAGATCCTCGACGCCGACTGCACGCTGGCCGCGTTGGGGATCGGGTCTTTGGCGTTGGTCCGGCTCATTGATGTTGTGGAGAGCGAGCTGGAGGTGGTCCTGGACCTCGACGACGAGATCTGGTTCCGCGACCTGGACACGCTGACCGCGTATCTCAACGGCCGCGCTGTGCCGGACGCGGGCCGGTGA
- a CDS encoding 2-oxo acid dehydrogenase subunit E2 has protein sequence MTEVRVPKLSNNDSEYLLTEWIAEHGKPIAVGDPVATVETSKAAEELAAEEAGYLSQLVPVGSTVTPGQLIATVSQTAPSAEAPAPVRLPESDGAGVSGAVGTSDVVITGPARTLMEELGIKEERVVALGIKVVRRTDIAELAAAVPTQPLSRVQQAVGRAVSESHATIPAAYTAMKMDIGRSLAEAAALSKEVKRPVGLTEIFVRAVAGLHDRFPLIFAALDGDRARLADVAHIGVTMDLGEGLYVPVVRDAAQLGVKELASQLMRFRLAAVEGNFRAEDLDGANFTVTLHTDPDVTLAIPFVFPGQVCALAVTAPQREPVLDEAGALTTRTVAAIGLAYDHRLINGRDAAAFLTALKEDLL, from the coding sequence ATGACCGAGGTCCGCGTCCCGAAGTTGAGCAACAACGATTCCGAGTATCTGCTCACCGAATGGATCGCCGAGCACGGCAAGCCGATCGCGGTCGGGGACCCGGTGGCGACGGTCGAGACGTCGAAGGCGGCCGAGGAGTTGGCCGCGGAGGAGGCCGGGTATCTCAGTCAGCTGGTTCCGGTCGGGTCGACCGTGACGCCGGGGCAGCTGATCGCGACGGTGTCGCAGACGGCGCCTTCGGCGGAGGCACCGGCGCCGGTCCGGCTGCCGGAGTCAGACGGCGCAGGGGTTTCCGGCGCTGTGGGTACCTCCGACGTGGTGATCACCGGTCCGGCGCGCACGCTCATGGAGGAGCTGGGCATCAAGGAGGAGCGGGTCGTCGCGCTCGGGATCAAGGTGGTTCGGCGGACCGACATCGCCGAGCTCGCCGCCGCCGTCCCGACGCAGCCGCTGTCGCGGGTGCAGCAGGCTGTCGGGCGCGCGGTCAGCGAGTCGCATGCGACGATTCCGGCTGCCTACACGGCGATGAAGATGGATATCGGTCGCTCGCTGGCTGAGGCTGCTGCCCTCTCCAAAGAGGTGAAGCGGCCGGTCGGGCTGACGGAGATCTTTGTGCGGGCGGTCGCTGGGCTGCATGACCGCTTCCCGCTGATCTTCGCCGCTCTCGACGGCGACCGTGCGCGGTTGGCTGATGTCGCGCATATCGGCGTCACCATGGATCTTGGCGAGGGTTTGTACGTGCCCGTCGTTCGCGACGCCGCGCAACTCGGCGTCAAGGAACTCGCCTCGCAGCTCATGCGGTTCCGGCTCGCGGCGGTGGAGGGGAACTTCCGGGCCGAGGATCTGGACGGTGCGAACTTCACGGTCACGCTGCACACCGATCCTGACGTCACGCTGGCGATTCCGTTCGTCTTCCCGGGGCAGGTGTGCGCGCTCGCGGTCACTGCGCCGCAGCGCGAACCTGTCCTGGATGAGGCCGGCGCGCTGACCACGCGGACTGTCGCGGCGATCGGTCTGGCGTACGACCACCGGTTGATCAACGGCCGCGATGCCGCGGCGTTCCTCACCGCTTTGAAGGAGGACCTGCTGTGA
- a CDS encoding alpha-ketoacid dehydrogenase subunit beta, with the protein MRVVENLNAALHGVLAADAGVHLLGEDIADPYGGAFKVSRGLSDSFPDQVLSTPISEAGITGVASGLALCGDAAIVEVMFGDFIALAFDPLVNFASKSVSMYGSRLPMRMVVRCPSGGGRGYGPTHSQSPMKHFLGVPGLSVYELSPFHDNLGVFQEMLALGEPCLFVEDKVTYTQPMFPDVDPFQWDIADGVVRVFLDERPDCVLIAPGGMASRALEAMRSLLFEADVSSMLLIPSRLYPFAIDPAVVERTGARSVFVAEESTSGGTWGAEVAHSLHSVLWDRLRHPVTLIHSRDSVIPTAPHLEREVLTGASAIHQRVLEVLEVPR; encoded by the coding sequence ATGAGAGTCGTCGAGAACCTGAACGCCGCACTGCACGGCGTGCTCGCTGCCGACGCCGGCGTGCACCTGCTCGGTGAGGACATCGCCGATCCCTACGGCGGCGCCTTCAAAGTCAGCCGGGGACTGTCCGACAGCTTCCCCGACCAGGTGCTGTCGACGCCGATCAGCGAGGCGGGGATCACCGGGGTCGCCAGCGGTCTGGCGCTGTGCGGCGATGCCGCGATCGTCGAGGTGATGTTCGGGGACTTCATCGCGCTCGCCTTCGACCCGCTGGTCAACTTCGCCAGCAAGTCGGTGTCGATGTACGGCTCGCGGCTGCCGATGCGCATGGTCGTGCGCTGTCCGAGCGGCGGAGGACGCGGCTATGGACCCACTCATAGCCAGAGCCCGATGAAGCATTTTCTGGGCGTGCCGGGACTCTCGGTCTACGAGCTCTCCCCGTTCCATGACAACCTCGGGGTCTTCCAGGAGATGCTGGCGCTCGGCGAGCCGTGCCTGTTCGTCGAGGACAAGGTGACATACACCCAGCCGATGTTCCCGGACGTGGATCCCTTCCAGTGGGACATCGCCGACGGTGTGGTGCGGGTGTTCCTCGACGAGCGGCCGGATTGCGTGCTCATCGCTCCCGGCGGCATGGCGTCCCGGGCGCTGGAGGCGATGCGGTCGCTGCTGTTCGAGGCGGACGTCAGCAGCATGCTGCTGATCCCGTCCCGGCTCTACCCCTTCGCGATCGACCCGGCCGTCGTGGAGCGCACCGGCGCGCGCTCGGTTTTCGTCGCCGAGGAGAGCACGTCCGGCGGGACGTGGGGCGCGGAGGTCGCACACAGCCTGCACTCAGTGCTCTGGGACCGGCTGCGCCATCCGGTCACGCTCATCCACTCGCGCGACAGCGTCATTCCGACGGCGCCGCACCTCGAACGCGAGGTGCTGACCGGCGCGTCGGCGATCCACCAACGGGTTCTGGAAGTACTGGAGGTGCCGCGATGA
- a CDS encoding condensation domain-containing protein yields MADMTQATFAQHGIRMAQLASGGTAYHMPLVIHLDGDADAGTVAKACAALVERHPLLATALVERDGITYLAPAENAPLLRVADAGERVEDEIAQPFDLDHGPLIRFVLFGRDLVVTAHHTVFDGFSKDVLVRDFLALRGETEPRPLPISFAEHADAERTRVEAALGGARELWKTRWQGPAPVVVRNSVLNSRRAEDGEVIDIELPRIDVPGLTVFEATAAALHVLLFSYGNSRPVTAIDLSTRTPETADLIGPFVNELPLASEPVDDLSFRDFALGVRAELRDIYPFREVPLARAVPRIAPHAALAPISLSFRERSGEIDAGVEWLVFNGAVRGDLQLQIVDTGRILQGSLRFSARAAEHAQPFVDELDALLRSVVQDPDSRLADLLTVKPAVAEAEPVAEPAGASPSEVAGVDGELVEQIREIWQEVLGVARVEVDDDLFDLDGHSLTVTQIAARMRARLGIDISIDALFDNPTIAGALDAVNAR; encoded by the coding sequence ATGGCCGACATGACGCAAGCGACGTTCGCACAGCACGGGATCCGGATGGCGCAGCTGGCGTCCGGCGGTACCGCGTATCACATGCCGTTGGTGATCCATCTGGACGGCGATGCCGACGCCGGGACGGTCGCGAAGGCGTGCGCGGCGCTCGTCGAGCGGCATCCGTTGCTGGCAACAGCTTTGGTGGAGCGCGACGGGATCACCTACCTGGCACCGGCGGAGAACGCCCCGTTGCTTCGGGTCGCGGATGCGGGCGAACGTGTCGAGGACGAGATCGCCCAGCCCTTCGACCTGGACCACGGACCGCTGATCCGGTTCGTGCTCTTCGGTCGGGATCTGGTCGTCACCGCGCACCACACGGTCTTCGACGGGTTCTCCAAAGACGTGCTGGTGCGCGATTTCCTTGCGCTGCGCGGCGAAACCGAGCCTCGACCGCTACCGATCAGCTTCGCAGAACACGCCGATGCCGAACGGACTCGGGTCGAGGCGGCGCTCGGCGGGGCGCGAGAGCTTTGGAAGACGCGATGGCAGGGTCCCGCGCCGGTTGTGGTGCGTAACAGTGTGCTGAATTCCCGGCGCGCTGAAGACGGCGAAGTCATCGACATCGAGCTGCCGAGGATCGACGTTCCCGGGCTGACCGTCTTCGAGGCGACCGCTGCCGCACTGCACGTGCTGCTGTTCTCCTATGGGAACAGCAGGCCGGTCACGGCGATCGACCTGTCGACGCGGACGCCGGAGACCGCGGACCTGATCGGGCCGTTCGTCAACGAACTGCCGCTGGCCTCCGAGCCCGTCGACGACCTGAGCTTTCGGGACTTCGCCCTTGGTGTGCGTGCCGAGCTACGGGACATCTATCCGTTCCGCGAGGTGCCGTTGGCTCGGGCGGTTCCGCGGATCGCCCCGCACGCCGCGCTGGCTCCGATCTCGCTGAGTTTCCGAGAGCGCTCCGGCGAGATCGATGCGGGTGTCGAGTGGCTGGTCTTCAACGGGGCGGTTCGCGGGGACTTGCAGCTGCAGATCGTCGACACAGGTCGCATTCTCCAGGGCAGCCTTCGCTTTTCGGCGCGCGCCGCCGAGCATGCCCAGCCGTTCGTCGATGAATTGGACGCCCTGCTGCGCAGCGTGGTGCAGGACCCTGATTCGCGGCTGGCCGACCTTCTCACCGTGAAGCCCGCGGTCGCCGAAGCCGAACCCGTTGCGGAACCGGCTGGCGCCAGCCCTAGCGAGGTCGCTGGAGTCGACGGCGAACTCGTCGAGCAGATCCGGGAGATCTGGCAGGAAGTGCTGGGCGTCGCCCGGGTCGAAGTCGACGACGACCTGTTCGACCTGGACGGCCACTCGCTGACCGTCACGCAGATCGCCGCCCGCATGCGGGCGCGCCTCGGCATCGACATCTCGATCGACGCCCTGTTCGACAACCCGACGATCGCCGGAGCGCTCGATGCCGTCAACGCTCGCTGA
- a CDS encoding tyrosine-protein phosphatase, with protein sequence MRDLDFEGCHNVRDLGGVPLVDGGTTAFGAVLRSDTPDRLTEKGWTALGDYGVRTIIDLRTPGEHQAGTGYRPPWITVVSAPLHHPSYVRAPGYVTPLTYQPLLERHPERCAAVVSALTRTEPGGVLIHCVAGRDRTGIVSMLLLALAGVSVADIVEDYALSSVRLKPLFEKLGEADEGPAIEAMLAREGTTVRQTVTGLLDGFDVAGYLRSGGLDEADITAVRDRLR encoded by the coding sequence ATGCGAGACCTGGACTTCGAAGGCTGCCACAACGTCCGCGATCTCGGCGGCGTGCCGCTGGTCGACGGCGGGACGACAGCCTTCGGAGCGGTCCTGCGCTCCGACACGCCGGACCGCCTCACCGAGAAGGGCTGGACGGCGCTCGGGGACTACGGAGTGCGGACCATCATCGATCTGCGGACTCCCGGCGAGCACCAAGCCGGCACCGGCTACCGGCCGCCGTGGATCACGGTGGTCTCCGCGCCGCTGCATCATCCGTCGTACGTCAGAGCGCCCGGCTACGTCACGCCGCTCACCTACCAACCGCTCCTTGAGCGCCACCCTGAGCGGTGTGCGGCGGTCGTCTCTGCCCTGACGCGGACCGAGCCCGGAGGAGTCCTCATCCACTGCGTCGCCGGACGGGACCGGACCGGCATCGTCAGCATGCTGCTTCTCGCCCTCGCCGGTGTGTCCGTCGCCGACATCGTCGAGGACTACGCGCTGAGCAGCGTTCGGCTCAAGCCGCTGTTCGAGAAGCTCGGAGAGGCCGACGAAGGCCCGGCGATCGAGGCGATGCTGGCGCGCGAGGGAACGACCGTCCGGCAGACCGTCACCGGTCTGCTCGACGGCTTCGACGTGGCCGGCTACCTCCGCTCCGGCGGCCTCGACGAGGCTGATATCACGGCCGTCCGCGACCGCCTTCGATAG
- a CDS encoding thiamine pyrophosphate-dependent dehydrogenase E1 component subunit alpha, translated as MSRLSDADLELLLLIRHFELELLELFSRGELNGTTHTCLGQEYIPVAVSGLLREEDFVFGNHRSHGHYLARHRDPHGLLAEIMGREGAICDGVGGSQHIHRAGYLSTGVQGQSLPIAAGTALHLRRTSPGALACAYIGDGTWGEGAVYEALNLAALWRLPLLVVVENNGIAQSTPTTRHLAGTIAGRAAAFGIRHIGVDSLDVSEIRDALAPEIDLVRSGAPLVVEFATHRLGPHSKGDDTRSPQEIQNARSHDWYARYAQDHPEQFEQLDRSQREYVQQVVADVSGRPLSRWADR; from the coding sequence ATGTCCCGCCTGTCTGACGCAGACCTCGAACTCCTGCTGCTGATCCGCCACTTCGAGCTCGAACTCCTGGAGCTGTTCAGCCGCGGGGAGCTCAACGGCACGACCCACACCTGCCTGGGCCAGGAGTACATACCGGTGGCGGTCAGCGGATTGCTTCGCGAGGAGGACTTCGTCTTCGGCAACCACCGCAGCCACGGCCACTACCTCGCGCGCCACCGCGACCCGCACGGCCTGCTCGCCGAGATCATGGGCCGGGAAGGCGCGATCTGCGACGGCGTCGGCGGCAGCCAGCACATCCACCGCGCCGGCTACCTGTCCACCGGGGTGCAGGGACAGAGCCTGCCGATCGCCGCCGGGACCGCGCTGCACCTGCGGCGTACGAGTCCGGGCGCGCTGGCGTGCGCCTACATCGGCGACGGGACCTGGGGCGAGGGCGCCGTCTACGAGGCGCTCAACCTGGCTGCGTTGTGGCGGCTGCCGCTGTTGGTGGTCGTCGAGAACAACGGGATCGCGCAGTCGACGCCGACCACACGCCACCTCGCTGGGACGATCGCCGGGCGTGCCGCGGCGTTCGGTATCCGCCACATCGGCGTCGATTCACTCGACGTGAGCGAGATCAGGGACGCGCTCGCGCCCGAGATCGACCTCGTCCGCTCCGGCGCGCCGCTCGTCGTGGAGTTCGCGACCCATCGGCTCGGTCCGCACAGCAAGGGCGACGACACCCGCTCGCCGCAGGAGATCCAGAACGCGCGATCGCACGACTGGTACGCGCGCTACGCGCAGGATCATCCGGAGCAGTTCGAGCAGCTGGACCGGTCGCAGCGCGAATACGTTCAGCAAGTTGTCGCCGACGTGTCCGGTCGTCCGCTGTCACGGTGGGCTGATCGATGA
- a CDS encoding class I adenylate-forming enzyme family protein encodes MTTLPHLLATRAAAEPERLALIVDGVGSLTIGDWETRSDAVAHAVLRRGLRLGDRVGLLFGSRNWIDYAICFLGVQKAGGVAVPLPPRAPAAELTRLLTDCAASGLLHEDASQPAPFDGWSASVSELEEAAAGDDQGPVDIEVRPGDLAQILYTSGTTGRPKGVAATHANLTHGCGGRRRPFAHSRHLAHAFPIGTNAGQVMLVNALDARLAVLSPARFTPARFARMIQEYAAGTVFLVPAMAVELLAGGSLEKYDLSSVVLLGSAAAPLPGAVAGKLVKAFPNATIANYYTSTEAAPAQTVMLYDPTRPGSVGRALAGGAVRIAASGSGAPVEAGQIAPVDEVGEVWLRSPTVSRTYYGDAESSREVFHSGWIRMGDLGYVDADGYLYLVDRDGDLVKSGAFKVSTLRVEEALYEHPDVLEAAVVGLPHPSLGKALAAVVVPREPVPAEQLREFLLERLAPHEVPSVIVEAEALPRNAGGKVDKRALLKESTWPT; translated from the coding sequence ATGACGACCCTGCCGCACCTTCTCGCCACGCGAGCCGCCGCCGAACCGGAGCGTCTCGCCTTGATCGTCGACGGGGTCGGTTCGCTCACGATCGGGGACTGGGAGACACGTTCGGACGCGGTCGCGCACGCCGTTCTACGGCGCGGGCTCCGCCTCGGCGATCGTGTGGGACTGCTGTTCGGCAGCCGGAACTGGATCGACTACGCGATCTGCTTCCTGGGCGTGCAGAAGGCCGGCGGAGTGGCGGTACCGTTGCCGCCCCGGGCGCCCGCCGCCGAGCTCACCCGGCTGCTGACCGACTGCGCCGCCTCCGGTCTCCTCCATGAAGATGCCAGCCAGCCCGCTCCGTTCGACGGCTGGTCGGCGAGCGTGTCAGAGCTCGAAGAAGCCGCTGCCGGAGACGATCAGGGCCCGGTGGACATCGAGGTCCGGCCCGGCGATCTGGCGCAGATCCTCTACACCTCAGGCACGACCGGCCGACCCAAAGGCGTCGCGGCGACGCACGCGAACCTGACGCACGGCTGCGGCGGACGTCGGCGCCCCTTCGCGCACTCCCGCCACCTGGCGCACGCCTTCCCGATCGGCACGAACGCCGGTCAGGTGATGCTCGTCAACGCCCTCGACGCCCGGCTCGCCGTGCTCAGTCCGGCTCGCTTCACTCCGGCTCGCTTCGCGCGGATGATCCAGGAATACGCAGCCGGGACGGTCTTCCTCGTCCCGGCGATGGCTGTCGAACTGCTCGCCGGTGGGAGCCTGGAGAAGTACGACCTGTCCAGCGTGGTGCTGCTGGGATCGGCGGCGGCTCCGTTGCCCGGCGCGGTCGCCGGGAAGCTGGTGAAGGCGTTCCCGAACGCGACGATCGCGAACTACTACACCTCCACCGAGGCGGCACCGGCGCAGACCGTGATGCTGTACGACCCGACTCGGCCCGGAAGCGTGGGGCGTGCTCTGGCAGGTGGCGCGGTACGGATCGCGGCGTCCGGATCCGGGGCGCCGGTCGAGGCCGGACAGATCGCGCCGGTGGATGAGGTCGGTGAGGTGTGGCTGCGCTCGCCGACGGTTTCCCGCACGTACTACGGCGACGCCGAGTCCAGCCGCGAGGTGTTCCACAGTGGCTGGATCCGTATGGGAGACCTCGGATATGTCGATGCGGACGGCTACCTCTACCTCGTGGACCGCGACGGCGATCTGGTGAAGTCGGGAGCCTTCAAGGTCTCCACGCTTCGGGTCGAAGAAGCGCTCTATGAGCACCCTGATGTGCTCGAGGCGGCCGTCGTCGGCCTGCCGCATCCCTCGCTGGGCAAGGCACTGGCCGCCGTGGTAGTGCCGCGCGAGCCGGTCCCGGCCGAGCAGCTGCGGGAGTTCTTGTTGGAACGGCTCGCCCCGCACGAGGTGCCCAGCGTCATCGTCGAGGCCGAGGCGCTGCCTCGCAACGCCGGCGGCAAAGTGGACAAGCGCGCCCTGCTGAAGGAGTCGACATGGCCGACATGA
- a CDS encoding condensation domain-containing protein: MTGAESGRSGGLTLSQHEWVQWIPADSDTSFEDNIWTVVPADGVPLDRAAQAVRDVLLRHEGLRSLVARTAGTQLVEAVDERIGEAVAIADAAAPSDDGWRRVCFRVGEQWPARFVLFAEGRTVKRVGVVVDHVAIDPWGMGVLHNDLRQALKARATGHEPFGAELVEQPIDVAESEASPSGLAYQGRARDYWQERLDLIADTLAGRTPGTRPAAKPGAPVFRSARLYSPRAAQAAQSIAAATGVSAASTFLLAFGTAVCAAEQSAGVGLFAISANRTTLQSARSVRKATMTLPVLIRAEQGPIRPALADCAAQQLRGHRFANADPRVTERMCHEILGDHYETAVAYPRFSYLAAPFGTENGTPGRITFGEPRSLGARFMLTVAQHRRGARLDLEWSEESGWGALAADLLMRTENLVIQGAASL, encoded by the coding sequence ATGACAGGGGCGGAAAGCGGAAGAAGCGGGGGTCTCACCCTGTCCCAGCACGAATGGGTGCAATGGATCCCGGCCGACTCGGACACCTCGTTCGAGGACAACATCTGGACGGTGGTGCCCGCCGACGGCGTGCCGCTGGACCGCGCCGCGCAGGCGGTGCGCGACGTCCTGCTGCGGCACGAAGGCCTTCGCAGCCTGGTCGCCAGGACCGCCGGCACGCAGCTCGTCGAGGCGGTGGACGAGCGGATCGGCGAGGCCGTGGCGATCGCCGACGCCGCGGCGCCGTCCGACGACGGCTGGCGGCGCGTGTGCTTCCGGGTCGGCGAGCAGTGGCCGGCGCGCTTCGTGCTGTTCGCCGAGGGCCGGACCGTGAAGCGGGTCGGCGTCGTCGTGGACCATGTGGCGATCGATCCCTGGGGCATGGGAGTGCTCCACAACGATCTGCGGCAGGCTTTGAAGGCCCGGGCCACCGGGCACGAGCCGTTCGGCGCGGAGTTGGTCGAGCAGCCGATCGACGTCGCCGAATCCGAGGCGAGCCCGTCCGGACTGGCCTACCAGGGCAGAGCCCGGGACTACTGGCAGGAGCGTCTGGACCTGATCGCCGACACGCTCGCCGGGCGGACGCCCGGAACCAGGCCCGCCGCCAAACCCGGCGCGCCGGTGTTCCGCTCGGCGCGGCTGTACTCACCGCGTGCCGCTCAGGCGGCGCAGTCGATCGCCGCTGCGACAGGCGTCTCCGCCGCCTCGACGTTCCTGCTCGCCTTCGGGACGGCCGTCTGCGCCGCCGAGCAGTCAGCCGGCGTCGGCCTGTTCGCGATATCGGCGAACCGCACGACGCTCCAGTCCGCGCGATCCGTCCGCAAAGCGACCATGACGCTGCCCGTCCTGATCCGCGCCGAGCAGGGCCCGATCCGACCGGCGCTGGCCGACTGCGCGGCACAGCAACTGCGCGGACACCGCTTCGCCAACGCCGATCCCCGCGTCACCGAGAGAATGTGCCATGAGATCCTCGGCGACCACTACGAGACCGCGGTCGCCTATCCCCGCTTCAGCTACCTGGCCGCCCCGTTCGGCACCGAGAACGGCACGCCGGGGCGGATCACGTTCGGCGAGCCCCGTTCGCTGGGCGCCAGGTTCATGCTGACGGTCGCGCAGCACCGCCGCGGCGCGCGTCTGGATCTGGAATGGAGCGAGGAGTCCGGATGGGGCGCGCTCGCCGCAGACCTGTTGATGCGCACCGAGAATCTGGTGATTCAGGGAGCTGCGTCGCTGTGA